From one Lolium rigidum isolate FL_2022 chromosome 4, APGP_CSIRO_Lrig_0.1, whole genome shotgun sequence genomic stretch:
- the LOC124649931 gene encoding putative leucine-rich repeat receptor-like protein kinase At2g19210, with translation MAAGRWMVLLLLGLAAGGGVIQAHGQVDSLGFISIDCGLHVETGYVENTTKLSYVPDASFTDTGTNHNISAEYLTPTTDKIWRNVRSFGGGDGTRSCYTLRSLVFGLKYLIRAMFLYANYDGLNRSPTFDVYIGVNYWQTVNISEGDMPVIAEIITVISGDYLEVCLVNTGSGTPFISSLELRPLQNKLYPQADASRALVLAGRANAGASTDIFVRYPDDPHDRIWIPLTMDEWSAISTTNKVQNGVTDIFEAPSAVMQTAATPTNSSRPIVVAWDVEPSAKDKPPGSVFMLYMGELQRIPSNAIRQFHVKLNGKLWNQTTLGLRYLETIVLYNPQPDYASQQYIFSLEATANSTLPPILNAFEVFSVIPTTGIATVPQEVSAITSVRNKYQVKRNWMGDPCAPMNFVWNGLRCSYAVSSPPTITGLNLSSSGLSGNMSSAFASLKGLIYLDLSHNNLTGSIPDTLSQLSSLTLLDLTGNQLSGSIPSGLLKRTQDDTFTLRYGDNPKLCNNGNSCQPLKKKTRSMLIVYVVVPILAVLLIVLLSVLLLCIRRRKQATITNSVRPKNEGIIVNTQRSNGHTSLQIENRRFTYHELEAITNGFQRVIGRGGFGNVYDGFLEDGTQVAVKLRSESSQQGVQEFLTEAQTLAKIHHKNLVSLIGYCKDKEYLALVYEYMSEGSLHEHLRGREHNTRSLTWRQRLHIAMESAKGLEYLHKGCNPPLIHRDVKTANILLNANLDAKIADFGLLKACNSDGDTHASTARLVGTPGYLAPEYRATFQVTNKSDVYSFGVVLLEIVTGRPALRSNQEPTSIVQWVRQCLAHGNIEGVVDLRMGGNHDINSVWKAADIALKCTSQAPEQRPTMTDVVAQLHECLELEVARGDTYADFYTAAAASRGNPNGNRWYGSAMSTDVSQSSTVFEMEQLQRVPTMSTGPAVR, from the exons ATGGCTGCTGGCCGGTGGATGGTGTTGCTTCTTCTCGGcctcgctgccggcggcggcgttaTTCAAGCCCACGGGCAGGTTGATAGCTTAG GTTTCATAAGCATAGACTGCGGTCTCCATGTGGAGACGGGCTACGTGGAGAACACCACCAAGCTCTCATACGTCCCCGACGCCTCCTTCACCGACACCGGCACCAACCACAACATCTCGGCCGAGTACTTAACGCCGACGACGGACAAGATCTGGCGCAACGTGCGTagcttcggcggcggcgacggcacgCGCAGCTGCTACACGCTCCGGTCCCTAGTGTTCGGGCTCAAGTACCTCATCCGGGCCATGTTCTTGTACGCCAACTACGACGGCCTCAACAGGTCGCCCACCTTCGACGTCTACATCGGCGTCAACTACTGGCAGACCGTGAACATCTCGGAAGGTGACATGCCGGTGATCGCCGAGATCATTACCGTCATCTCTGGCGACTACCTGGAGGTGTGCCTCGTGAACACCGGCTCCGGGACGCCCTTCATCTCCAGCCTCGAGCTCAGGCCTCTGCAGAACAAGCTCTACCCACAAGCGGACGCGTCCCGAGCGCTGGTTCTCGCCGGCAGAGCCAACGCTGGCGCATCCACGGATATTTTCGTAAG ATACCCCGACGATCCGCACGATCGCATATGGATCCCGTTGACAATGGACGAGTGGTCGGCGATCTCAACGACCAACAAGGTGCAGAACGGCGTCACTGACATCTTTGAGGCGCCATCGGCCGTGATGCAGACTGCCGCCACGCCCACCAACTCCTCCAGGCCAATCGTTGTCGCATGGGACGTAGAGCCCAGCGCCAAAGATAAACCGCCCGG GTCCGTATTTATGTTGTACATGGGAGAACTGCAACGCATTCCCAGCAATGCCATCCGCCAGTTCCATGTCAAGCTCAACGGAAAGTTGTGGAATCAGACAACACTGGGCCTCAGGTACCTCGAGACGATCGTCCTCTACAATCCACAACCCGACTACGCCTCCCAGCAATACATTTTCTCACTGGAGGCCACGGCCAACTCCACACTCCCGCCTATCTTGAACGCCTTTGAGGTGTTCTCCGTCATCCCCACCACTGGCATAGCCACGGTCCCTCAGGAAG TTTCTGCAATCACGTCCGTTAGAAACAAGTACCAGGTGAAAAGGAACTGGATGGGTGATCCGTGCGCGCCCATGAATTTCGTATGGAATGGACTGCGTTGTAGCTATGCTGTTTCTAGCCCACCAACTATCACAGGCTT GAATCTATCTTCCAGTGGTCTGAGTGGAAACATGTCATCTGCTTTTGCAAGTCTCAAAGGTTTAATATACTT GGATTTGTCACATAACAATCTGACGGGCTCCATTCCTGACACCCTTTCGCAACTGTCTTCGCTCACACTTCT AGATTTGACCGGAAATCAACTCAGTGGATCAATTCCTTCTGGGCTTTTAAAAAGAACACAGGATGACACGTTTACACTTAG ATACGGTGATAATCCAAAGCTATGCAACAACGGAAACTCCTGTCAGCCTCTAAAAAAGAAGACCAGATCTATGCTTATTGTCTATGTTGTTGTTCCCATATTAGCAGTATTGCTGATAGTGCTTCTATCAGTACTACTCCTTTGCATCCGAAGGAGAAAGCAAG CAACAATAACCAATAGTGTCAGGCCGAAGAACGAGGGAATTATCGTGAACACTCAGAGAAGCAATGGACACACCTCATTGCAAATCGAAAATCGTCGGTTCACGTACCATGAACTGGAGGCCATCACGAATGGCTTCCAGCGAGTGATCGGCCGAGGAGGGTTTGGGAATGTCTATGACGGATTCTTGGAGGATGGCACCCAAGTTGCTGTCAAACTACGGTCTGAGTCTTCACAGCAAGGTGTACAAGAATTCCTTACAGAG GCTCAGACCTTGGCTAAGATTCATCACAAGAATCTTGTATCTTTGATTGGCTACTGCAAGGATAAAGAGTATCTGGCTCTTGTCTATGAATACATGTCTGAAGGATCCCTACATGAACATCTTAGAG GGAGAGAGCACAACACCAGATCATTAACCTGGAGACAAAGACTTCATATCGCCATGGAATCTGCGAAAG GACTTGAATACCTACACAAGGGATGCAACCCGCCCCTCATTCATAGAGATGTCAAGACAGCCAATATCCTGCTGAATGCAAACCTGGATGCCAAGATCGCTGATTTTGGCCTGCTCAAGGCTTGCAATAGTGATGGTGATACCCATGCGTCCACGGCCAGGCTGGTTGGCACTCCTGGTTACCTTGCTCCTGA GTATCGAGCAACATTTCAAGTGACCAACAAGAGTGATGTGTACAGTTTCGGCGTAGTGCTGTTGGAGATAGTCACAGGGAGACCAGCCTTGAGGAGTAATCAAGAACCTACGAGCATTGTCCAATGGGTTCGACAATGCCTTGCCCATGGAAACATTGAGGGCGTGGTAGACTTACGCATGGGCGGcaaccatgatattaacagcgtcTGGAAAGCCGCAGACATCGCGCTCAAGTGCACGTCACAAGCGCCAGAGCAGCGGCCCACTATGACTGACGTGGTGGCGCAGCTGCATGAGTGCCTTGAGCTCGAGGTTGCGCGCGGAGACACATATGCTGATTTTTACACGGCCGCGGCTGCAAGTAGAGGCAACCCGAACGGCAACCGTTGGTATGGTAGTGCCATGTCCACTGACGTGAGCCAAAGCAGCACTGTGTTTGAGATGGagcagttgcaaagagtgccaacaaTGTCTACTGGTCCAGCTGTGAGGTGA